A genomic window from Algoriphagus sp. Y33 includes:
- a CDS encoding ATP-dependent RecD-like DNA helicase — MSKDKGSLLRPSALLSKYFPFEPTSGQASFFSKMDYFFLMEPDKKPTFVLRGYAGTGKTSVISALVKVLPKLSMRSLLLAPTGRAAKVMSNYSGRAAYTIHKIIYKPKAEDGSLGGGFILQKNYYKDTVFIIDESSMLADDGGMSGNLLGDLISFTFHGQNNRLILVGDTAQLPPVGSEFSPALEADYLLRHFRLDADFIELTEVMRQRLESGILYNATNLRHQLQQEKQEIQISTSQFKDMFKMTGERLEDGLRYAYDKFDTENTTIITRSNKAAVQYNLYIRRTIHFFEDEISSGDLLMIVKNNYTYMAESEKVNFLANGDMAEVMKIRSFEEFYGLRFATLELRLLDYPDEPHFEAKVILDTLYSPSPSLTREQYRSLYQQVSEDYADVASKVERRELIRKDPFLNALQVKFAYALTCHKAQGGQWKAVFVDQGYLPENQVDKDFTRWLYTAMTRATEELYLVNFAPTFFVKPKGVEDTEL, encoded by the coding sequence ATGAGTAAAGATAAGGGGTCCTTGCTGAGACCATCAGCGTTGCTGAGTAAATATTTTCCGTTTGAGCCTACATCCGGGCAGGCATCATTTTTCTCCAAAATGGATTATTTTTTTCTTATGGAGCCGGATAAAAAGCCGACGTTTGTCTTGCGAGGCTACGCCGGGACGGGGAAAACCTCTGTCATTTCAGCTCTGGTGAAAGTACTGCCCAAACTATCCATGAGGTCGCTCTTATTGGCTCCCACCGGACGTGCCGCCAAGGTAATGAGCAATTACAGTGGCCGTGCCGCTTATACGATCCACAAGATTATCTACAAACCCAAAGCTGAAGACGGAAGTTTGGGAGGAGGGTTTATCCTGCAAAAGAATTACTACAAAGACACTGTTTTTATAATAGATGAATCGTCCATGCTGGCTGATGACGGTGGGATGTCTGGCAACTTACTGGGTGATTTGATCAGTTTTACGTTCCATGGACAAAACAACCGACTTATTCTTGTAGGAGATACAGCCCAGCTTCCCCCCGTGGGAAGTGAGTTCAGTCCGGCGCTTGAAGCAGATTATTTGTTGAGGCATTTCCGCTTAGACGCAGACTTCATTGAGTTGACGGAAGTGATGCGTCAGCGATTGGAATCCGGGATTCTGTACAATGCCACCAACCTAAGACATCAGCTGCAGCAGGAGAAGCAGGAGATTCAAATAAGCACCAGTCAGTTCAAAGATATGTTCAAGATGACGGGGGAACGGTTGGAAGATGGCCTGAGGTATGCTTATGACAAGTTTGATACAGAAAATACCACCATCATCACCCGATCAAATAAGGCCGCAGTTCAGTATAACCTCTATATCAGAAGAACCATCCACTTCTTCGAGGATGAAATCAGTTCGGGCGACTTATTGATGATTGTGAAAAACAATTACACTTACATGGCTGAGTCGGAGAAGGTAAATTTTCTGGCAAATGGAGATATGGCGGAGGTGATGAAGATTAGATCTTTCGAAGAATTTTATGGGTTGCGGTTTGCTACATTGGAGCTTCGGCTGTTGGATTATCCGGACGAACCTCACTTCGAAGCCAAAGTGATTTTGGACACGCTTTATTCACCTAGCCCCTCACTGACAAGAGAACAATACAGAAGCCTGTATCAGCAGGTTTCTGAGGATTATGCAGATGTGGCCAGTAAGGTGGAGCGAAGAGAATTGATCAGGAAAGATCCCTTTTTGAATGCCTTGCAAGTTAAATTCGCCTATGCGCTGACTTGTCATAAGGCTCAAGGAGGACAATGGAAAGCAGTATTTGTAGATCAGGGGTACCTTCCCGAAAATCAAGTGGACAAGGATTTTACCAGATGGCTTTATACAGCCATGACAAGGGCGACCGAGGAATTGTATTTGGTGAATTTTGCCCCGACATTTTTTGTGAAGCCGAAGGGGGTGGAGGATACGGAGCTTTAA
- a CDS encoding DUF1573 domain-containing protein has protein sequence MKKLGVLLTVFALVFAFNANAQDQSGAAITFKEKSIDFGDITQGEKVEHTFELTNTGTAPLIISNVAATCGCTVPSWPKEPIAPGKSSEIKVSFNSSGKMGKQNSVVRIYSNASEPIEKVSLISNVLPKTK, from the coding sequence ATGAAAAAATTAGGAGTACTATTGACCGTCTTTGCCTTGGTGTTTGCATTTAATGCCAACGCCCAAGACCAGAGTGGGGCAGCTATCACTTTTAAAGAAAAATCGATTGATTTTGGTGATATCACCCAGGGGGAAAAGGTAGAGCACACATTTGAACTGACAAATACCGGAACAGCTCCATTGATCATCTCAAATGTAGCTGCGACTTGCGGATGTACCGTGCCAAGCTGGCCAAAAGAACCAATAGCACCTGGTAAATCTTCGGAGATCAAAGTGTCTTTCAACTCTTCCGGTAAAATGGGCAAGCAGAACTCTGTAGTGAGAATTTATTCGAATGCTTCGGAGCCGATTGAAAAAGTTTCGTTGATTTCAAATGTTCTGCCCAAGACAAAATAG
- a CDS encoding helix-turn-helix domain-containing protein, with protein MNQKIVFSEVQCTKHISAVEDALYVLGGRWKIRVMIAVLGGHTRFNELQRTIKGISARVLSNELKQLEINGLVKRVVQADQTPVIVEYIATDYATTLKDVVGALADWGQNHKKKITANK; from the coding sequence ATGAACCAGAAAATAGTCTTTTCAGAGGTGCAATGCACTAAACACATCAGCGCGGTTGAGGACGCTTTGTATGTGCTGGGTGGCAGGTGGAAAATAAGGGTAATGATTGCCGTTTTGGGCGGGCATACACGGTTCAACGAATTACAACGAACCATCAAAGGCATTTCGGCAAGAGTGCTTTCAAACGAATTGAAGCAATTGGAGATAAACGGTTTGGTAAAAAGAGTTGTGCAAGCAGACCAGACTCCAGTTATTGTAGAATACATTGCTACGGACTACGCAACGACACTCAAAGACGTGGTTGGTGCATTAGCCGATTGGGGACAAAACCATAAAAAGAAAATCACGGCTAACAAATAA
- a CDS encoding FMN-dependent NADH-azoreductase, whose translation MSKKILHIITSPQGEVSISRKLGKEIVEKIQEKYPGSIVKERDLAKESFPHLDALQIGSWFTPAENQTPEQEKAIKISDEAIAEMQEADIYVIGAPFYNFAIPSTLKAFLDHIARPGITFRYNEDGTPEGFLKNKKAYIAIASSGVYSEGNFQQFDFVSPYLKFILGFLGITDVTTFRVEGQRIDGIKETAFEKGIESIEIA comes from the coding sequence ATGAGTAAAAAAATATTGCACATTATTACAAGCCCACAAGGTGAGGTTTCGATCAGCAGAAAGCTGGGTAAAGAGATTGTTGAAAAAATTCAGGAAAAATATCCCGGTAGTATTGTTAAAGAAAGAGATTTGGCAAAAGAGTCGTTTCCGCATTTGGACGCACTACAAATTGGTTCGTGGTTTACGCCTGCTGAAAATCAAACGCCAGAACAAGAGAAAGCGATAAAAATTTCGGATGAAGCAATTGCAGAAATGCAGGAAGCTGACATTTATGTTATTGGAGCACCGTTTTACAATTTCGCAATTCCTTCCACTTTGAAAGCATTCTTAGACCACATTGCAAGGCCGGGGATTACCTTCCGTTACAATGAAGACGGAACGCCGGAAGGTTTTTTGAAAAACAAAAAAGCGTATATCGCAATTGCTTCAAGCGGTGTATATTCCGAAGGCAACTTTCAACAGTTTGATTTTGTGAGTCCTTACCTGAAATTCATACTCGGATTTCTTGGTATTACAGACGTTACTACGTTTCGCGTAGAAGGTCAGAGAATTGATGGAATTAAAGAAACAGCTTTTGAAAAAGGTATTGAGAGCATAGAAATAGCCTAA
- a CDS encoding DoxX family protein, with protein MSLTMAFSSPELKEVFQHLDFPDYFRTELGIAKGLASIALCLPFRLAKEAAYVGLSISFVSKFMAHVVVGDPRLNIVYPLVVLALLIVLYLTHRKSVSLNDCLSGYFILKSAKNCQTQRGLSFVGFFNCRTLWLLTICR; from the coding sequence ATGTCCCTTACAATGGCGTTTTCAAGTCCAGAATTAAAAGAAGTGTTTCAGCATTTGGATTTTCCCGATTATTTCAGGACAGAATTGGGAATTGCGAAAGGTCTTGCCTCCATTGCGCTTTGTTTGCCTTTTCGTTTAGCGAAAGAAGCCGCTTACGTGGGTCTATCAATTAGTTTTGTGTCTAAGTTTATGGCTCATGTGGTTGTTGGTGACCCCAGGCTCAACATTGTTTATCCGTTGGTTGTTTTGGCACTACTTATTGTGTTGTATTTGACGCACCGGAAGTCGGTAAGTCTGAATGATTGTCTGTCGGGATATTTTATTTTAAAGTCAGCGAAAAACTGTCAAACACAACGTGGACTTTCCTTCGTTGGCTTTTTCAATTGTCGGACTTTGTGGCTGCTTACGATATGCCGGTAA
- a CDS encoding SDR family oxidoreductase: MKTALITGANKSIGYETAKRLSKNGFLVYLGSRNPENGKRAVEQLRSEGYENPEAIQIDITSLDSIVNAKDKIEQQSGHLDVLINNAGISGALPQNASNANIEDIRKTFDTNFFGTVNVVQTFLGLLKKSDSPRIVNVTSGLSSLTLHSDHNWQFYAYKGASYGPSKTALNAYTIALAYELRDTLFKVNVVDPGFTATDFNQHRGTGSVEDAADFVAKYALLDVNGATGQFFSRDIKEEGSQSPW, encoded by the coding sequence ATGAAGACGGCATTGATTACAGGAGCAAACAAAAGCATCGGTTACGAAACTGCAAAACGACTTTCTAAAAATGGTTTCCTTGTTTATTTGGGAAGCCGAAATCCGGAAAACGGCAAAAGAGCCGTTGAACAATTAAGGAGCGAAGGCTATGAAAATCCGGAAGCTATCCAAATTGACATAACAAGCTTGGATTCAATAGTCAATGCTAAGGACAAAATAGAACAGCAAAGCGGGCATTTAGACGTATTAATCAACAATGCAGGTATAAGTGGAGCATTGCCACAAAATGCCTCAAATGCGAATATTGAGGACATTCGTAAAACATTTGACACCAATTTTTTCGGAACCGTTAATGTCGTTCAAACTTTTCTTGGATTGCTAAAAAAATCGGACAGCCCACGAATTGTCAACGTTACTTCAGGACTGTCTTCATTGACTTTACATAGTGACCATAATTGGCAGTTTTATGCTTATAAAGGTGCTTCTTACGGACCATCAAAAACCGCATTGAATGCGTACACAATTGCATTGGCTTATGAATTAAGAGACACTCTTTTTAAGGTTAATGTAGTTGACCCAGGCTTTACTGCAACAGATTTTAACCAACATAGAGGTACGGGAAGTGTAGAAGATGCCGCAGATTTTGTAGCTAAATATGCTTTATTAGATGTCAATGGTGCTACCGGACAGTTCTTCAGCCGGGACATTAAAGAGGAAGGAAGCCAAAGTCCGTGGTAA
- a CDS encoding Crp/Fnr family transcriptional regulator, translated as MEALINYLLQFGHLNQQQTELLKSKAKATELKKDNYFSEAGKTPREVAFLVEGVFRVCYYNIKGEEITKYFIDENNFVVDINSYNQNIPSSEYVQAITDCKLLIFSKEVLKELSLTIIVWDSIINQITTKALAEKVNKISPMLAENAKVRYLSFLEKFPSLANRIPLSYMASYLGITQSSLSRIRRNINK; from the coding sequence ATGGAAGCACTCATAAATTACCTACTGCAATTCGGACACTTGAACCAACAGCAAACCGAGTTGTTAAAAAGCAAGGCAAAGGCCACAGAACTTAAAAAGGACAACTATTTTTCTGAAGCAGGAAAGACACCCAGAGAAGTTGCTTTTTTGGTGGAAGGTGTTTTCAGGGTTTGCTATTACAACATCAAAGGAGAAGAAATTACAAAATACTTTATTGACGAAAATAATTTTGTCGTGGATATCAATAGCTATAATCAAAACATCCCCTCTTCGGAATATGTGCAGGCAATAACAGATTGCAAATTGTTGATTTTCTCAAAAGAAGTATTAAAAGAATTATCCCTGACAATTATTGTTTGGGATAGTATCATCAACCAGATTACAACTAAAGCATTGGCAGAAAAAGTAAATAAAATCAGCCCTATGCTGGCGGAAAATGCAAAAGTTCGATACCTGTCTTTTCTTGAAAAATTCCCATCACTTGCCAACAGAATTCCATTATCGTATATGGCTTCCTATTTAGGCATTACCCAATCCTCGTTAAGCAGAATTAGAAGGAATATAAATAAATGA
- a CDS encoding YdeI family protein, whose translation MSALEIEQFYPETKQHWRKWLAENHNRKDAVWLIYYKKNVGKPTIKWSDAVDEALCFGWIDSKAETIDKDAFRQYFCKRKPNSTWSKINKQKIETLTAKGLMTKAGFDVIEIAKQNGSWTILDEVEELIIPSELEKAFENFQNSKDFFSSLSKSKQKVLLQWIALAKTDTTRQRRILEIAESASQKQQPKQFRPKKNGI comes from the coding sequence ATGAGTGCGTTGGAAATAGAACAATTCTATCCTGAGACCAAACAGCATTGGCGAAAGTGGTTAGCGGAAAATCACAACCGCAAAGATGCTGTTTGGCTTATTTATTACAAAAAAAATGTGGGTAAACCAACAATTAAGTGGAGTGACGCAGTTGATGAAGCCTTATGCTTTGGTTGGATAGACAGTAAAGCAGAAACAATAGATAAAGATGCATTCAGACAATATTTTTGCAAACGAAAGCCCAACAGCACCTGGAGTAAAATCAACAAGCAAAAGATTGAAACTTTAACGGCAAAAGGTTTGATGACTAAAGCAGGCTTTGACGTAATCGAAATAGCAAAACAAAATGGTTCTTGGACAATTTTGGATGAAGTTGAAGAACTGATTATACCATCAGAATTGGAAAAAGCATTTGAAAATTTTCAAAACTCAAAAGACTTTTTTTCTTCGTTAAGCAAAAGCAAGCAAAAGGTTTTACTCCAATGGATAGCACTTGCAAAGACAGACACGACAAGACAAAGAAGAATTTTGGAAATAGCAGAAAGTGCTTCTCAAAAACAACAGCCCAAACAATTTAGACCGAAAAAAAACGGCATATAA
- a CDS encoding DUF1761 domain-containing protein — translation MLQKISKISWLGVFLSLVFYSFLGWFWFTVLFPNQYASSLDKLGLMPANPDPIFFYGPPLTILPTIITTALLMVVLNINTRKAAIEFALVIGLGFLVANTFDIAINPNIPHPMSYGLLVGGFQLVGMLGSCLILQAIRKK, via the coding sequence ATGCTACAAAAAATTTCTAAAATCAGTTGGTTGGGAGTATTCCTCTCTTTAGTATTTTATTCTTTTCTCGGTTGGTTTTGGTTTACTGTATTATTTCCAAACCAATACGCTTCTTCCTTAGATAAATTAGGTTTGATGCCTGCCAATCCAGACCCAATTTTTTTTTATGGGCCACCTTTGACAATTCTACCAACAATAATTACAACAGCTTTATTGATGGTAGTGTTAAACATAAACACAAGGAAGGCAGCCATTGAATTTGCCCTGGTAATAGGTTTGGGATTTTTGGTCGCCAATACGTTTGACATTGCCATCAACCCCAATATCCCCCACCCAATGTCGTATGGCTTGTTAGTTGGTGGATTTCAATTGGTTGGCATGTTAGGTTCTTGCTTAATTTTGCAAGCAATACGTAAAAAATGA
- a CDS encoding YafY family protein: protein MNDTDTKRLSRLVAVLTQLQTRRLVTSTKLAEKFGVSTRTIYRDLKALEQAGVPILTEDGKGYTLMEGYKIPPIMFSENQANALILAEQLVLKNRDSSLINDYAEAIDKIKAVLRQSEKDKANLLSLRTKFAKLENYEISSNILSSLQNSITNFHLVQLDYISAENKLSERVVEPFALLSILEGWLMVAYCRLRKEFRYFRLDRIQKLQIQQEKFTPHKMTLQEFFEKYHDH, encoded by the coding sequence ATGAATGATACCGATACAAAAAGACTTTCCAGACTTGTAGCAGTCTTAACGCAGTTGCAAACAAGACGACTTGTAACCTCTACTAAACTTGCAGAAAAATTTGGAGTCAGCACAAGGACAATTTACAGAGATTTAAAAGCATTGGAACAAGCAGGTGTTCCCATTCTGACAGAAGATGGCAAAGGCTATACGCTGATGGAAGGCTACAAAATTCCACCCATTATGTTCAGCGAAAACCAGGCAAATGCATTAATTCTTGCAGAACAATTAGTATTAAAAAACAGAGACAGCTCCTTAATTAATGATTATGCCGAAGCTATTGACAAGATAAAGGCGGTTTTAAGGCAAAGTGAAAAAGACAAAGCCAATCTACTTTCGTTGAGAACCAAATTTGCAAAGCTTGAAAATTATGAAATCAGCAGTAATATTTTATCTTCTTTGCAAAATTCGATCACCAATTTTCATCTTGTACAATTAGACTATATCAGTGCCGAAAATAAGTTGAGTGAAAGAGTTGTTGAGCCTTTTGCCCTCTTAAGCATATTAGAAGGCTGGTTGATGGTTGCCTATTGTCGCCTAAGAAAAGAATTCAGATATTTTAGGTTGGACAGAATTCAAAAATTACAAATTCAACAAGAAAAATTCACTCCACACAAAATGACGCTACAAGAATTTTTTGAAAAATATCACGACCATTAA